The DNA region CGCCGTAAAGAAGCGACATAAAAAGATCGTAGATATGGCGCTGGGGCGTATCTTCATACATATTTATTTCTTCAACAATCACACCTTTTTCTTTTTCCATCTCTCCGACCGGAAAAGTTGGATGGAGATACAAATCAGAAATAATATCAACGAGCTTTTTGAAATGTTTCGGATGAGCTTTGGCGTAGTAGCCGGTAAACTCTTGAGAAGTAAAAGCGTTGTATTGAGAGCCGATTGAATCAAGCTCGCGACTCAAATCAATGGCTTTCGGCCGTTTTGTTGTGCCCTTAAAACACATATGCTCCAAAAAATGCGACAAGCCGCTGATGTTTTTGGTCTCATATTTTGAACCGGCTTCAACCATAATTAAAACCGTGACCGCCGGATTGTCTTTGTGCGGAATGGTTATTAGCCGTAAACCGTTTTTGAGAATGGTTTTTTGAAATTTCATATTTAAAATCAATCGGAAAAAAGATGGATTAGCTCTTTTATTTGAGTTCTTTTTTGCTCGCCCGTATCGCGATCGCGGACAGTAACAGTCTCGTCTTCAAGAGTCTGAAAATCAATTGTTACGCAAAAAGGCGTTCCGATTTCATCCTGCCGACGGTAACGCTTGCCGATGTTGCCGTTGTCATCGAAAGTTACCATCGAAATTTCTTTGCGAATCATTTCATAAACCTCTCTCGCCTTCTTTACAAGCTCCGGCTTATTTTTCAAAAGCGGAAATACCGCGACCTTAACCGGCGCGATTTCCGGCTTTAACTTTAAGTAAACTCTTTTTTCACCTCCCATTTCGTCTTCGGTGTAGGCTTCAAGTAGTACGAATAAGACAGCTCTATCAACACCACCGGAACATTCAATATCCCACGGAATAAATTTACTCTTCGACTCTTCATCAAAATACGAAAGATCTTCATTGGAATATTCGCTATGCCTCTTCAAATCCCAATCAGCGCGGTGATGTATTCCCCATGCTTCTTTCCACCCAGCAAATGGCGTATTGTATTCAATATCCCAAGCATCTTTTGCATAGTGAGCTCTTTCATCTTCCGCGTGCTGGCGAAATCTTAGGTTCTCCTCTTTAAACCCGAGGCCAAGATACCACTCCCATGCAAATTGTTTCCAATATTCAAACCACTTCTTCCCTTCAGATTCTTCCGGCTTGATATAAAATTGCAATTCCATCTGTTCGAACTCTCTTTGTCGGAAGAGAAAATCTCTAGGAGTAATCTCATTTCTAAAAGCTTTGCCAATCTGGC from Candidatus Paceibacterota bacterium includes:
- a CDS encoding glycine--tRNA ligase, which gives rise to MNQKEELMNKIVSLCKRRGFIFQGSEIYGGLSGIFDYGPYGVELRHNIKQYFWKKFISDREDVYGMSAAILMPASVWDASGHTSEAGLVDPLVECKICHERVRADQPEAIVEHEAKHKKEKVEWSEPKVFNLLVETKLGASEETSKKVYLRGEVTQGVHVNFKNILDSMHPKIPFGIGQIGKAFRNEITPRDFLFRQREFEQMELQFYIKPEESEGKKWFEYWKQFAWEWYLGLGFKEENLRFRQHAEDERAHYAKDAWDIEYNTPFAGWKEAWGIHHRADWDLKRHSEYSNEDLSYFDEESKSKFIPWDIECSGGVDRAVLFVLLEAYTEDEMGGEKRVYLKLKPEIAPVKVAVFPLLKNKPELVKKAREVYEMIRKEISMVTFDDNGNIGKRYRRQDEIGTPFCVTIDFQTLEDETVTVRDRDTGEQKRTQIKELIHLFSD